The Anopheles bellator unplaced genomic scaffold, idAnoBellAS_SP24_06.2 scaffold02979_ctg1, whole genome shotgun sequence genomic interval TCGTTTGGAAGACGACACGCCGTGCCACGCCTTTACGAACACAGCGTTCGAGATTCTGAAAAAGGGTCCACCATAAGTCAGTCCTACGAAGAGGATTGCGTACGGATACTGCCGCACTCTCTTACCCGATGCTGATCGGTAATGAACGGGATGCCCACGATTGGTACTCCGTACCACGTCGCCTCGTGTGTGCTCAGCAGTCCCGCGTGTGTCACGAACGCTTTGGTCTTACGATGGGCCAGAATGTCGTTCTGCGGAAACCACTTCCGCACCATAACATTCGATGGCAGGTTTAGCTGTAGGTCGGTCTCAAACTTCCACAGAAAGTGGTATTCGGGCAGCTGACCAAGCGCCTCGATGATCATACGCTGCCGGGCCTCACCGAGCTGATCGCTGCGAATGTTGGTGCCGAGCGAGAACAGAACCGCACCTTTCCGGCTGGCGTTTACAAACTGCTCCAGGTCGGTAGGGAGCGGTTCCGGGTCACGGATCTGTAGCCGACGGGGATCAGGTTCGGTGGAGATGATtcgggaaaatcgatcgagTAGTGTGCGTTTACCAGAAGCAGCTTGGACCGCTGGTGAAGCTTGGCCGCGTATGGTAGGTCCGGGTACGGGAAGTAATCACGCATCATCTGATCGATTCGCGGATGTGACACGTAGGTCCGATAGCTGGCGAACGGATTCACGTTGTTCGTTAGGGTCGAGTTCtatccaccatcagcagaCAACACTCACCAA includes:
- the LOC131214850 gene encoding LOW QUALITY PROTEIN: UDP-glucosyltransferase 2-like (The sequence of the model RefSeq protein was modified relative to this genomic sequence to represent the inferred CDS: inserted 1 base in 1 codon), producing the protein YSLSYDSDMSFFQRVHNTLLSLADYCYRTYVSHPRIDQMMRDYFPYPDLPYAAKLHQRSKLLLVNAHYSIDFPESSPPNLIPVGXQIRDPEPLPTDLEQFVNASRKGAVLFSLGTNIRSDQLGEARQRMIIEALGQLPEYHFLWKFETDLQLNLPSNVMVRKWFPQNDILAHRKTKAFVTHAGLLSTHEATWYGVPIVGIPFITDQHRNLERCVRKGVARRVVFQTMSSDKLKHALQDVLEDPKYRTRMAAQSALFRDQPEKPLARAVWWIEWVLRHPNATELESPVLKLGFLRTNLIDVGIFLLCIPL